The genomic DNA TGTATGACAATTGTTCTAGTTTACTGCTAACAATATTGTTTTTAACTGTTCCAGTAAGAATTTGGGTTCATTGTGGGAAGACGTTGGGAAAGCAGTGGAAGGAGAGGATGAGATAGAGATTGGAGAAGTTGATTGTGGTACTGATAAAGCAGTGTGCACGAAAGTAGATATACATTCTTACCCGACATTCAAGATTTTTTATAATGGAGAGGAAGTTGTAAAATACCAAGGTAAACTTTAACCTTCCACTTGCCAATAGTCAAATACTTGTTTGATTCACAACAATGACATATGTTTGATAACATgaatatgttaataaaaaaacaagcatAGTGTATAATGATATTGATAATGAAAACTTAGAAATGTCTAAAGAGAGTATTAAAGATGTATCACCTCTAGATTTATGTGAGATTTGTAGTGATTCACACTTGGGGAGTTTCAATGTGACCCCAAAAATATTAGGGGTGAAGTGAAATTATGGTTTAAATGGATTGTAATCCAATCTTTTCAAACTATGGATTGAGCTGAAATGGATTGGGTTAGAACTCAATCATACTAACTAACTATGATTGAATTGGGTTGAGAAAATGGACTGGATTAACCCATTTGCACCAGTTGGACTCCGAGTGGATAGTATTCTTGTTCAGGATGGTAATTTATTGCCATGTATAGCGAAATTCTTGTCTCGAACCTCAACTTTGAATGTCACTTTTGGTTGTTCATGTTCAGGACCAAAGGATGTAGAATCCCTGAAGGCGTTTGTTATTGAAGAGACAGAGAAGGCAGCGGCTAAAGCAGAACTCGGGGATGAAAAGGAACTATAGGTGCATTTTGAGTAGGGATAATGAAAAACTCCTCgttgataatttttttctttccgtATTAATTATGTACTCAAAACAGGGCTAaagactttatttttatttttattttttttgggttaaattgaTCTTGAGGTTCCAACAAGTTTGGTggactaaaataatatatcttgaATGTTTTACATATCTTCTTACTAAGA from Impatiens glandulifera chromosome 9, dImpGla2.1, whole genome shotgun sequence includes the following:
- the LOC124915024 gene encoding protein disulfide-isomerase 5-1, with the protein product MKLFGSISLLILSLSIAVFSIQTARAEVITLTADTFNDKVKEKDTAWFVKFCVPWCKHCKNLGSLWEDVGKAVEGEDEIEIGEVDCGTDKAVCTKVDIHSYPTFKIFYNGEEVVKYQGPKDVESLKAFVIEETEKAAAKAELGDEKEL